Proteins encoded by one window of Lathyrus oleraceus cultivar Zhongwan6 chromosome 1, CAAS_Psat_ZW6_1.0, whole genome shotgun sequence:
- the LOC127121188 gene encoding disease resistance protein RPV1, which translates to MDKIKMEDTKPSTSSSSKLGLPTTQPEIVYRPEPEPDRVWIHDVFLSFRGEDTRACFTSHLCADLQNAGIKVFIDDNDLQRGDHISPSLYRAIVQSQIAIIVFSINYADSRWCLDELEKITECSTHTRLRQVTLPVFYHIDPSEVRHQRGEFGVAFQRLLNRMKNEVSFTLGRETERRWRGILCRAADTAGFVILNSRNESEDIKRIVDEVSHLLNKTDLFIAHNPVGVESRVQDVIRLLQPIPSKDVLLLGMWGMGGIGKTTIAKAIYNKIGRNFKNRSFLANIREVGEKMAGLVGLQEQLLFDICKYKITMKIPNVESGIETLQSILCHKKVLIVLDDVNTLDQLYTFCGSRRWFGPGSIIIITTRDIHLLKGRVDSIYKMTIMNESESIELFSWNAFKQASPTEDFDRISRNVVEYSEGLPLALEVLGSYLYNKTESEWDLVLEKLKRIPNNQVQKKLRISYDGLNDDDEQEIFLDIACFFIGMDKNDVILVLNGCGLSAEIGISVLVGRSLVTVDDNNILGMHGLMRDMGREIIREESPRKPEERSRLWFRKDVIDVLSRENGKEGVLGLALKLSRGNAHYFSTKAFEKMQRLRFLQLDEVKLIGDFEYVSRDLRWLSWNGLSQMPTNFHRENLVSIELENNKVKLLWKKIPRMEKLKILNLSHSHFLTRSPDFSSMPNLEKLVLKDCPLLSEVSPTIGHLNKILLINLEDCIRLRSLPRSIYELKSLKTLLLSGCLNIEKLEEEKVEFSTTLLEYYTARTRAFFSVVSSKSIGYISRCCYEGFSLDVFPSIIWPWMLRYALICI; encoded by the exons ATGGATAAAATTAAAATGGAGGATACAAAGCCTTCCACATCATCTTCATCAAAGTTGGGACTTCCAACCACCCAACCAG aaaTAGTTTATCGGCCAGAACCGGAACCAGATCGCGTATGGATCCATGACGTGTTCTTAAGTTTCAGAGGAGAAGATACTCGTGCTTGCTTCACTTCACACCTCTGTGCAGATCTTCAGAATGCCGGAATTAAGGTTTTTATTGACGATAATGACCTTCAAAGAGGAGATCACATTTCACCATCATTATACCGTGCAATCGTGCAGTCTCAGATTGCTATAATTGTTTTCTCTATAAATTATGCCGATTCACGATGGTGTCTCGATGAATTGGAAAAAATAACTGAGTGTAGTACTCATACAAGACTAAGACAAGTGACTTTGCCAGTGTTCTACCACATAGATCCCTCTGAAGTGCGTCATCAGAGAGGCGAGTTTGGAGTGGCTTTTCAACGTCTTTTGAACCGAATGAAAAACGAGGTTTCTTTCACTTTAGGTCGTGAAACAGAAAGGAGGTGGAGAGGGATACTTTGTCGGGCAGCTGACACCGCAGGATTCGTAATACTAAACTCTAG GAATGAAAGTGAGGATATCAAAAGAATTGTTGACGAAGTTTCACATTTGCTCAACAAGACAGACTTGTTTATTGCGCATAATCCCGTGGGAGTTGAATCTCGAGTGCAAGATGTCATTCGACTTCTTCAACCCATTCCATCAAAAGATGTTCTACTACTAGGGATGTGGGGTATGGGGGGAATTGGAAAAACAACCATTGCAAAAGCCATCTACAATAAAATTGGCCGCAATTTTAAAAATAGGAGCTTCCTTGCAAATATTAGGGAAGTTGGGGAGAAAATGGCGGGACTGGTGGGTTTACAAGAGCAACTTCTATTTGATATTTGCAAATATAAAATTACAATGAAGATACCAAACGTTGAGTCGGGAATAGAAACATTACAGTCTATACTCTGTCATAAAAAAGTACTCATTGTACTTGATGATGTGAATACATTAGACCAATTGTATACTTTCTGTGGAAGTCGCAGATGGTTTGGTCCAGGGAGTATAATAATAATCACGACGAGAGATATACATTTGCTTAAAGGGAGAGTTGACAGTATATACAAAATGACAATAATGAATGAAAGTGAATCAATTGAGCTTTTTAGTTGGAATGCATTCAAGCAAGCGAGTCCTACAGAAGATTTTGATAGAATTTCCAGAAATGTAGTTGAATATTCTGAGGGATTACCGCTAGCCCTTGAAGTCCTTGGGTCTTATTTGTATAATAAAACGGAGTCAGAGTGGGATCTTGTATTGGAGAAACTCAAAAGAATTCCTAATAACCAAGTGCAGAAGAAGTTAAGAATAAGTTATGATGGTTTAAATGATGACGATGAGCAAGAAATATTCCTTGACATAGCTTGTTTCTTTATTGGGATGGACAAAAATGATGTTATACTTGTATTAAATGGCTGTGGACTTTCTGCTGAAATTGGAATAAGTGTCCTTGTTGGGCGAAGCCTTGTGACTGTTGATGATAATAACATTCTTGGAATGCATGGTTTGATGCGAGATATGGGAAGAGAAATCATTCGTGAGGAATCACCAAGGAAGCCCGAGGAACGTAGCAGGTTGTGGTTTCGTAAGGATGTGATTGATGTACTGTCTAGAGAAAAT GGAAAAGAAGGTGTTTTGGGACTGGCTTTGAAGCTTTCTAGAGGTAATGCACACTATTTTAGCACTAAAGCATTTGAGAAGATGCAGAGACTCAGATTCCTTCAACTTGATGAGGTAAAACTTATTGGAGATTTTGAATACGTTTCTAGAGATCTGAGATGGCTGTCATGGAATGGATTAAGCCAAATGCCTACAAATTTCCATAGAGAAAATTTAGTTTCCATCGAACTAGAGAACAACAAAGTCAAACTTCTGTGGAAGAAGATTCCG AGAATGGAGAAGCTAAAAATTCTCAATCTTAGTCATTCTCACTTTCTCACTCGAAGCCCTGACTTTTCAAGCATGCCTAATCTTGAAAAGCTGGTACTCAAAGATTGTCCATTGTTGTCTGAGGTTTCTCCTACCATTGGACATCTCAATAAAATTCTTCTGATAAATTTGGAAGATTGTATTCGCCTACGTAGCCTCCCAAGAAGCATCTATGAGTTGAAATCTCTGAAAACTCTCCTTCTTTCGGGTTGTTTAAACATTGAAAAGTTGGAAGAAGAAAAAGTAGAATTTTCAACCACTCTCCTTGAATATTACACAGCAAGAACAAGAGCATTCTTTTCAGTAGTAAGTTCAAAAAGCATTGGATATATTTCTAGGTGCTGCTATGAGGGATTTTCACTTGATGTGTTTCCATCTATCATTTGGCCTTGGATGTTGAGATATGCACTGATTTGTATATAA